The stretch of DNA CTTCATGATGCTGTTTACCTTCTTTGCGCTTTTTGTAGTAATAGTCTTTGGCCCAGGGGATCCACCTTGTAGTTTGTAGAGCGAACTGATGTAAAGCGTTTCGAAAAGGCTTAATACAAGAGTGTCGTCTTTTTACAATACGCATTTTGCCACTTTGATGGAGTACTGGTGAAGTTCCCGCAAGGGCCTGTACCACCGAGGCGTCAGTATAACGGCTGCGATCGTCTCCCCACTCTGCCAGCAGCCTCGGTGCAATTCGCTTACCGGCACCTGGTATGCTGTCGAAAATTTTACTGTCAGAGTGGGACTTAAAAAGTTTCTCGATTTCCTTGTCGTACTCATCAATATGTTCTAATAAAGGCTCTAGCTGATCGAGGATAGTAACTAAAAATTTAGACTTTGCAGAACAAATGGCCCTGTTTCCTTCTAAGTTAGGTTTTTGAAGCTTTGTGAAGATCTCATTAGCTTTAGACGT from Natranaerobius trueperi encodes:
- a CDS encoding transposase, which translates into the protein LKEYYPVALELFSKITLPVSLAFLRKYPTPKQARKASRDEIFKFLKKQKHPNPTSKANEIFTKLQKPNLEGNRAICSAKSKFLVTILDQLEPLLEHIDEYDKEIEKLFKSHSDSKIFDSIPGAGKRIAPRLLAEWGDDRSRYTDASVVQALAGTSPVLHQSGKMRIVKRRHSCIKPFRNALHQFALQTTRWIPWAKDYYYKKRKEGKQHHE